TTCCGGATTGAAGACGGCAAGAAAGTCCGTTTCTTCAAATCCACCGGCGAACTTGTGAAGTAATTGGAGTAATACGATGGCGAAACTGCATGATTACTACAACGAAACTGTAGTAAATGAACTGAAGAGCCAGTTCGGGTACAAGTCTATCATGCAAGTCCCTCGGATTGAGAAAATCACCCTGAACATGGGTGTGGGTGAAGCCCTGGCTGATAAAAAGATCCTGGACAATGCCGCTGCCGATCTGGCCGCCATTTCCGGTCAAAAGCCGCTGGTCACCAAAGCTCGTAAATCCGTTGCTGGCTTCAAAATCCGTGAAGGCTACCCCATTGGTTGTAAAGTAACTCTGCGCGGCGAGCGTATGTGGGAGTTCCTGGAGCGTCTGATTTGCATCTCTATCCCCCGGATCCGTGACTTCCGCGGCCTGAACCCTAAGTCGTTCGATGGTCGTGGTAACTACTCCATGGGCGTGCGTGAGCAAATCATCTTCCCTGAAATCGATTATGACAAGGTAG
The Oceanimonas pelagia genome window above contains:
- the rplE gene encoding 50S ribosomal protein L5, with amino-acid sequence MAKLHDYYNETVVNELKSQFGYKSIMQVPRIEKITLNMGVGEALADKKILDNAAADLAAISGQKPLVTKARKSVAGFKIREGYPIGCKVTLRGERMWEFLERLICISIPRIRDFRGLNPKSFDGRGNYSMGVREQIIFPEIDYDKVDRVRGLDITITTTAQSDEEGRALLAAFDFPFRK